One Microlunatus soli genomic window carries:
- a CDS encoding amidohydrolase family protein: MSEPHDSTDPHDQAGAAGAGWFDAHVLIGAHPEQPAGRDRLDDHLQRYGLTGALAGSMLSWLHDPLSGNAAATAAASRTAGVRACWTAIPPTPGELTSLTALVRQAVAAGVAAFRLYPHTHGYVVDDPAWSQFFDDLSGHRMPLCLNRTEIDWPTIDRIAGDHPELPMIISLVGYRELRTVATMLTRHDQLHLDLVNFATHQGLEWLVGAFGARRILFGTGFGLRDPGESMARLGWSGLSETDVVTVGSANAYRLFGGRP, encoded by the coding sequence ATGTCTGAACCCCACGACAGCACCGACCCCCATGATCAGGCAGGGGCCGCCGGCGCCGGCTGGTTCGACGCCCACGTCCTGATCGGCGCCCACCCCGAGCAACCCGCCGGCCGGGACCGACTCGATGATCATCTGCAGCGCTACGGTCTGACCGGAGCGCTGGCCGGTTCGATGCTGAGCTGGCTGCACGACCCGCTGTCCGGCAACGCCGCGGCAACCGCCGCAGCATCCCGGACTGCCGGGGTCCGGGCCTGCTGGACGGCGATCCCGCCGACACCGGGGGAACTGACCAGCCTGACGGCGCTGGTGCGACAGGCGGTGGCGGCTGGCGTCGCCGCGTTCCGGCTCTACCCGCATACCCATGGTTACGTTGTCGACGATCCCGCCTGGTCACAGTTCTTCGACGACCTGTCCGGTCATCGGATGCCGCTGTGCCTCAACCGCACCGAGATCGACTGGCCGACCATCGACCGGATCGCCGGTGATCATCCGGAACTGCCGATGATCATCTCGTTGGTCGGCTACCGCGAGCTGCGGACGGTCGCGACCATGCTCACGCGCCATGATCAACTCCATCTGGATCTGGTCAACTTCGCCACCCACCAGGGACTGGAGTGGCTGGTCGGCGCCTTCGGTGCCCGGCGGATCCTGTTCGGCACCGGCTTCGGCCTGCGCGATCCCGGCGAAAGTATGGCCCGCCTCGGCTGGTCCGGACTCAGTGAGACCGACGTGGTCACCGTCGGGTCGGCCAACGCCTATCGACTGTTCGGAGGTCGGCCGTGA
- a CDS encoding amidohydrolase family protein, translated as MNGPPNDHRPKITGAPLSVDVVDVHAHLGPYSRFFIPDPDAATMIDVMNRTGTDVAVIASNLGIQADAHAGNTETLAAVEAHPDRIAAYAVINPWQRPTVEIDRVVDDPRFVGIKIHPSLHRYPVTGARYAAVWEFADATGCPVLSHTDADSAVDHPGLFASITARYPSAPIILGHAGISPAGVDASIAVVADSAHSYLEICGSQLTGALIGHMVRHVGSERVLFGSDFPFIDQRMSLGRVVHSGLDAAAQRAILGANSRRLFRWRPLPIPAGAPTPDGAPGRRTTPPRTSTQHPAETSERTR; from the coding sequence GTGAACGGTCCGCCGAATGATCATCGTCCCAAGATCACCGGCGCGCCGCTGTCGGTCGACGTGGTCGACGTCCATGCCCACCTCGGGCCGTACTCCCGGTTCTTCATCCCCGATCCCGACGCCGCGACGATGATCGACGTGATGAATCGCACCGGCACCGACGTCGCCGTGATCGCCAGCAATCTCGGCATCCAGGCCGACGCCCATGCGGGCAACACCGAGACGCTGGCCGCCGTCGAGGCCCATCCCGACCGGATCGCCGCCTATGCGGTGATCAATCCGTGGCAACGACCGACCGTCGAGATCGACCGGGTGGTCGACGATCCTCGCTTCGTCGGGATCAAGATCCACCCCTCCCTGCATCGTTATCCGGTCACCGGCGCCCGCTATGCCGCAGTCTGGGAGTTCGCCGACGCCACCGGCTGCCCGGTGCTCAGCCACACCGATGCCGACTCCGCGGTCGATCATCCGGGCCTGTTCGCCTCGATCACCGCCCGCTATCCGTCCGCGCCGATCATCCTCGGCCACGCCGGCATCTCCCCGGCCGGGGTCGATGCCTCGATCGCGGTCGTCGCCGACAGCGCACACAGCTACCTGGAGATTTGCGGTTCGCAGCTGACCGGTGCGCTAATCGGACACATGGTGCGACACGTCGGCTCCGAGCGCGTCCTGTTCGGCTCGGACTTCCCGTTCATCGATCAACGGATGTCGCTGGGTCGGGTGGTCCATTCCGGCCTGGACGCTGCGGCCCAGCGAGCGATCCTCGGTGCGAACAGCCGACGTCTGTTCCGCTGGCGCCCGCTGCCGATCCCCGCCGGCGCGCCAACTCCCGACGGTGCGCCGGGTCGTCGTACGACACCGCCGCGAACCTCGACACAGCACCCGGCCGAAACCTCGGAGCGCACCCGATGA
- a CDS encoding aspartate aminotransferase family protein has product MTSPPSARPARSVRGSDSVGHSRAEAAYDRARRVIAGGVSSDARRSTGTPLFVDHAAGAELWDVDGNRLIDYVLGQGPNLLGHAAPIVAEAVSRQVTRGVAYAAQHELEAAVAERICRMVPCAELVRFNSVGSEAVHGAIRLARGHTGKSKIIKFEGNYHGWLDPVLYSVHPDLALAGDAAHPAAVGGTLGLPSAGAADLIILPYNDLAAVADAFADSDDIAAVIMEPLLCNTGCIAPLPGYLEGIREITSRHGALLIFDEIISGFRVAPGGAQQLYGVTPDLATFGKAMAGGMQVSALAGSRRVMDTISDGTVAHAGTFNSHPVAMAAADATLAQLEEQADVLYPAIDERGRTLMDGLRAAARRHGVPMLVDGPGPVFQTCITDQPAVTDYRTFARCDRAAMARLHELLLTDGINIVPRGLWFLSTEHTTAQIEETLQIADTALAAL; this is encoded by the coding sequence ATGACATCCCCACCCTCCGCCCGACCGGCCCGGTCCGTCCGTGGCTCAGACAGTGTCGGGCATTCCCGTGCCGAGGCCGCCTACGACCGCGCCCGCCGGGTGATCGCCGGCGGCGTCTCCAGCGACGCCCGCCGGTCGACCGGGACCCCGCTGTTCGTCGACCATGCGGCCGGCGCAGAGCTCTGGGATGTGGACGGCAACCGGCTGATCGACTATGTGCTCGGCCAGGGACCGAATCTGCTCGGCCATGCCGCGCCGATTGTCGCCGAGGCGGTCAGTCGTCAGGTCACCCGCGGGGTCGCCTACGCCGCCCAGCACGAGCTGGAGGCCGCGGTCGCCGAGCGGATCTGCCGGATGGTGCCGTGCGCGGAGTTGGTCCGCTTCAACAGTGTCGGCTCCGAGGCGGTGCACGGCGCGATCCGGCTCGCCCGCGGGCACACCGGGAAGAGCAAGATCATCAAGTTCGAGGGTAACTACCACGGTTGGCTCGATCCGGTGCTTTACAGCGTCCACCCCGATCTGGCGCTGGCCGGTGACGCGGCACACCCGGCGGCGGTCGGCGGCACGCTCGGGTTGCCCAGCGCCGGGGCGGCGGACCTGATCATCCTTCCGTACAACGATCTTGCCGCTGTCGCGGACGCCTTCGCCGACTCCGATGACATCGCCGCGGTGATCATGGAACCGTTGCTCTGCAACACCGGCTGCATCGCACCACTCCCCGGCTACCTCGAAGGCATCCGCGAGATCACCAGCCGACACGGCGCGCTGTTGATCTTCGACGAGATCATCTCCGGCTTCCGGGTTGCACCCGGCGGCGCCCAGCAGCTGTACGGCGTGACGCCCGACCTGGCCACCTTCGGCAAGGCGATGGCAGGCGGCATGCAGGTCTCCGCGCTGGCCGGCAGCCGTCGGGTGATGGACACGATCAGCGACGGCACCGTTGCTCACGCCGGTACGTTCAACTCCCACCCGGTGGCGATGGCCGCCGCCGACGCGACCCTGGCGCAGCTGGAGGAGCAGGCCGACGTGCTCTACCCGGCGATCGACGAACGGGGCCGGACCCTGATGGACGGTCTGCGGGCCGCCGCCCGGCGACACGGCGTACCGATGCTGGTCGACGGCCCGGGCCCGGTCTTCCAGACCTGCATCACCGACCAGCCGGCCGTCACCGACTACCGGACGTTCGCCCGCTGCGACCGCGCCGCGATGGCCCGGCTGCACGAACTGTTGCTGACCGACGGCATCAACATCGTCCCGCGCGGACTCTGGTTCCTGTCCACCGAACACACCACCGCCCAGATCGAAGAGACCCTCCAGATCGCCGACACCGCCCTCGCCGCCCTCTGA
- the ligD gene encoding non-homologous end-joining DNA ligase has product MASSRSSSPATELEVGPYAVRISNPDRVYFPARGETKLDLANYYLSVADGIVNALRERPCMLHRFPTGVSGEKVHQKRIPHGAPPWVETVRVEFPRYNRHAYELCVTDPAQVIWAVQMSTVEFHPWNSRRADTEQPDEWRIDLDPMPDCDFDTVRAVAHVAHEVLDELGATGWPKTSGGSGMHIYVRIPPDHGFSEVRRAALAFAREVERRTPERATTTWWRKDRDPAKLFIDYNQNARDHTIAAAYSVRGNPEGTVSAPLRWDEIDDALPADFTIATMPSRFAELGDLHDGIDDAVFAIDELLDWADRDERDGAETPPEPES; this is encoded by the coding sequence ATGGCAAGTTCGCGGAGCTCGTCGCCGGCGACCGAACTGGAGGTCGGCCCGTACGCGGTGCGGATCTCCAACCCGGACCGGGTCTATTTCCCTGCCCGCGGGGAGACCAAGCTCGATCTGGCCAACTACTACCTGAGTGTCGCCGACGGCATCGTCAACGCACTGCGGGAACGGCCCTGCATGCTGCACCGATTCCCGACCGGGGTGTCCGGGGAAAAGGTGCATCAGAAACGCATCCCGCACGGCGCACCGCCCTGGGTCGAAACCGTCCGGGTCGAATTCCCGCGCTACAACAGGCACGCCTATGAGTTGTGCGTCACCGATCCTGCGCAGGTGATCTGGGCGGTCCAGATGTCGACAGTCGAATTCCACCCCTGGAACTCCCGCCGGGCCGACACCGAGCAGCCGGACGAATGGCGGATCGATCTCGATCCGATGCCGGACTGCGATTTCGACACCGTACGGGCGGTGGCCCACGTCGCGCACGAGGTGCTGGACGAACTCGGTGCCACCGGTTGGCCGAAGACCTCCGGCGGGTCGGGAATGCACATCTACGTCCGGATCCCGCCCGACCACGGTTTCTCCGAGGTCCGACGGGCCGCGCTGGCGTTTGCCCGCGAGGTGGAGCGGCGAACCCCCGAACGGGCCACCACCACCTGGTGGCGCAAGGACCGCGATCCGGCAAAACTGTTCATCGACTACAACCAGAACGCCCGCGATCACACGATCGCTGCGGCCTATTCGGTGCGCGGCAATCCCGAGGGTACGGTGTCGGCACCGCTGCGTTGGGACGAGATCGACGACGCGCTGCCGGCCGACTTCACCATCGCGACCATGCCGTCCCGGTTCGCCGAGCTGGGTGATCTGCATGACGGGATCGACGACGCCGTGTTCGCGATCGACGAATTGCTCGACTGGGCCGATCGCGACGAACGTGACGGCGCCGAGACCCCACCCGAACCGGAGAGTTGA
- a CDS encoding 5-formyltetrahydrofolate cyclo-ligase — MMWPPQSEADVAAITDAKKALRRAVLVRRRARPDDERAALDHARFDRLRDFIAGRLPKSVACYVSEPPEPATLQLIAWFAAQDVPILLPVITEPTDHDQLFGEPDWAPYDGPESLHRGRLSIIEPTGNPLGPTALAEADLIIVPGLAGGVDGRRLGRGGGWYDRALQHIGPGAVVVMLLNDDEVVEVIPSHGWDRRVDVIITPTRVIAGTRR; from the coding sequence ATGATGTGGCCACCGCAGTCCGAGGCCGATGTGGCCGCGATCACCGACGCGAAGAAGGCCCTGCGGCGGGCAGTGCTGGTGCGACGGCGTGCCCGGCCCGACGACGAACGTGCCGCCCTGGACCACGCTCGCTTCGACCGGCTCCGGGATTTCATCGCCGGACGGCTGCCGAAATCGGTTGCCTGCTACGTCTCCGAACCTCCCGAACCCGCAACCCTGCAACTGATCGCCTGGTTCGCCGCCCAGGATGTCCCGATCTTGTTGCCGGTGATCACCGAACCGACAGATCATGATCAACTGTTCGGCGAACCGGACTGGGCGCCGTACGACGGCCCGGAGTCGCTGCACCGTGGCCGATTGTCGATCATCGAGCCGACCGGCAACCCACTCGGACCGACGGCGCTCGCCGAGGCCGACCTGATCATCGTCCCCGGGTTGGCCGGCGGTGTCGACGGCCGACGTCTCGGTCGCGGCGGCGGCTGGTACGACCGGGCGTTGCAACACATCGGCCCCGGGGCCGTCGTGGTGATGCTGCTCAACGACGACGAGGTCGTCGAGGTGATCCCCAGCCACGGCTGGGACCGTCGGGTCGACGTGATCATCACCCCGACCCGTGTGATCGCCGGCACCCGACGGTGA
- a CDS encoding aldo/keto reductase — protein MTVDVVRLGDSGLQVSEITLGCMSFGGGSGRHSWALDEDASRVIIKQALDAGITTFDTANVYSTGRSEEITGKVLGELADRDDIVVATKVHGEMRPGPYGHGQSRKAILAEIDNSLRRLNMDYVDLYQIHRFDAEVPMEETMEALHDVVKAGKARYIGASSMWTWQFQELQNVAEANSWTPFISMQNHYNLLYREEEREMMPYCAATGVGVIPWSPLAGGRLARDWGVRGTARSEQSERKASPTNASDKSIHEAVTKIATERGVPRAGVALAWMLSKPYVHSPIIGATKPEQLTEALTSVDIALDDHEIEELEAAYTPRAIQGHQ, from the coding sequence ATGACGGTGGACGTAGTACGCCTCGGCGACAGTGGTTTGCAGGTCTCGGAGATCACCCTCGGGTGTATGAGTTTCGGCGGCGGTTCCGGACGGCACAGCTGGGCGTTGGACGAGGACGCCAGCCGAGTGATCATCAAGCAGGCCCTGGACGCAGGCATCACTACCTTCGACACCGCCAATGTCTATTCGACGGGGCGTTCGGAGGAGATCACCGGCAAGGTCCTCGGCGAGCTCGCCGACCGTGACGACATCGTCGTCGCCACCAAGGTGCACGGCGAGATGCGGCCCGGACCGTACGGGCACGGCCAGTCCCGCAAGGCGATCCTGGCCGAGATCGACAACAGCCTGCGCCGACTCAACATGGACTACGTCGACCTCTACCAGATCCACCGCTTCGACGCCGAGGTGCCGATGGAGGAGACGATGGAGGCACTGCACGACGTCGTCAAGGCCGGCAAGGCCCGCTACATCGGCGCCTCGTCGATGTGGACCTGGCAGTTCCAGGAGCTGCAGAACGTAGCCGAGGCGAACAGCTGGACGCCGTTCATCTCGATGCAGAACCACTACAACCTGCTCTACCGCGAGGAGGAGCGGGAGATGATGCCGTACTGCGCCGCGACCGGCGTCGGCGTCATCCCGTGGAGTCCGCTGGCCGGCGGCCGACTGGCCCGGGACTGGGGCGTCCGCGGCACCGCGCGCTCGGAGCAGAGCGAGCGCAAGGCGTCCCCGACCAACGCGTCGGACAAGTCGATCCACGAGGCGGTCACCAAGATCGCCACAGAGCGTGGCGTGCCGCGGGCCGGCGTCGCCCTCGCCTGGATGCTGAGCAAGCCGTACGTGCACTCACCGATCATCGGCGCGACCAAGCCCGAGCAGCTCACCGAGGCACTCACCAGCGTGGACATCGCCCTCGATGATCACGAGATCGAGGAACTGGAGGCCGCCTACACCCCGCGTGCGATCCAGGGCCACCAGTAG
- a CDS encoding NUDIX hydrolase: protein MVRSSAAPTYRHEAVAVVFKITDSELTVLAWQRVRDPYDGAWALPSGPLAIDESLGACVARHLATKVDLDEIAHLEQLETRSDPDRDPFQRTIATAYLGLVPSTAEPQLPENAAWIRAGELPPMAFDHASVVTSAIERLQRKLSYSNLGFGLAPEEFTIAQLRDIYSAALGRDVSATNLQRVLQRRGQLEPTGRTAPSRGGGGRPAALFRFADRSLAITDPFAALRPGDRTS from the coding sequence GTGGTCAGATCGAGCGCAGCGCCCACCTATCGACACGAAGCGGTGGCCGTTGTGTTCAAGATCACGGATTCCGAGCTGACCGTGCTGGCCTGGCAGCGGGTCCGTGACCCGTACGACGGGGCCTGGGCTCTGCCCAGCGGACCACTGGCGATCGATGAGTCACTGGGCGCCTGCGTCGCCCGCCATCTGGCGACCAAGGTCGACCTGGACGAGATCGCCCACCTGGAGCAGTTGGAAACCCGCAGCGACCCGGATCGGGACCCGTTCCAACGCACGATCGCGACGGCGTACCTGGGGCTGGTGCCGAGCACCGCCGAGCCGCAACTGCCGGAGAATGCGGCCTGGATCAGGGCGGGGGAGTTGCCGCCGATGGCGTTCGATCATGCCTCGGTGGTCACGTCGGCGATCGAGCGGCTGCAACGAAAGCTCTCCTACAGCAACCTCGGCTTCGGGCTGGCTCCGGAGGAGTTCACCATCGCCCAGCTACGCGACATCTACTCGGCCGCGCTGGGTCGCGATGTGTCGGCGACCAACCTGCAGCGGGTGCTGCAACGGCGCGGCCAACTCGAGCCGACCGGCCGCACGGCACCCTCCCGAGGCGGTGGCGGACGTCCCGCGGCGCTGTTCCGATTCGCCGACCGCAGCCTGGCGATCACCGACCCCTTCGCCGCCCTGCGTCCCGGAGACCGCACCAGCTGA
- the nadA gene encoding quinolinate synthase NadA, whose amino-acid sequence MPPDFADWTSWQREVHELARRKDAVVLAHNYQLPQIQDVADHVGDSLALSRLAASAEASMIVFAGVHFMAETAKILSPDKKVLIPDARAGCSLADTITADQLRAWKAEHPGAVVVAYVNTTAEVKAESDICCTSSNAVEVVESVPADQEVLFLPDMFLAAHVKRKTGRSNIHNWMGECHVHAGISPQDLEAAVHADTDAELYVHPECGCSTSALWMTTVGDIPAERTHILSTGAMLDEARSSTARKVLVATEVGMLHQLRRANPGTDFQPVNPQASCRFMKMITPEKLINSLRNETDEVRVAPDVADRARQAVERMVAIGRPGGGE is encoded by the coding sequence TTGCCGCCGGACTTCGCCGATTGGACCAGCTGGCAGCGCGAAGTGCACGAGCTGGCCCGGCGCAAGGACGCTGTCGTGCTTGCGCACAACTACCAGCTGCCACAGATCCAGGACGTTGCCGATCATGTCGGTGACTCGCTGGCCCTGTCCCGGCTGGCAGCCTCGGCCGAGGCGTCCATGATCGTTTTCGCCGGCGTGCATTTCATGGCCGAGACCGCGAAGATCCTCTCGCCGGACAAGAAGGTACTCATCCCCGATGCTCGGGCCGGCTGCTCGCTGGCCGACACCATCACCGCCGACCAGCTGCGGGCCTGGAAGGCCGAGCATCCCGGTGCGGTCGTGGTCGCCTATGTCAACACCACGGCCGAGGTGAAGGCGGAGTCCGACATCTGCTGCACCTCCTCCAACGCCGTCGAGGTCGTCGAGTCGGTCCCGGCCGATCAGGAGGTGTTGTTCCTGCCCGACATGTTCCTGGCCGCACACGTGAAGCGGAAGACCGGTCGCAGCAACATCCACAACTGGATGGGCGAATGCCACGTGCACGCAGGGATCTCGCCGCAGGACCTGGAGGCCGCGGTCCATGCCGACACCGATGCCGAGCTCTACGTGCATCCCGAGTGTGGCTGCTCCACTTCGGCGCTGTGGATGACCACCGTCGGCGACATTCCGGCCGAGCGGACCCACATCCTGTCCACCGGAGCGATGCTGGACGAGGCTCGCAGCAGCACAGCCCGCAAGGTGCTGGTAGCGACAGAGGTCGGGATGCTGCACCAGCTGCGTAGGGCCAATCCGGGCACCGACTTCCAGCCGGTCAACCCGCAGGCCTCCTGCCGGTTCATGAAGATGATCACACCGGAGAAGTTGATCAATTCGCTGCGCAACGAGACCGACGAGGTACGAGTCGCCCCGGACGTCGCGGATCGTGCCCGGCAGGCCGTCGAGCGAATGGTCGCGATCGGTCGCCCCGGCGGTGGGGAGTGA
- the nadB gene encoding L-aspartate oxidase codes for MSAPELPTRLRIDPASDHDEADVIIVGGGAAGMAAAIRLLAAGRRVTMITKGTLGDGSTAWAQGGMAAVTAPTDSLTDHLADTLVAGAGLCEPDQVAELVAAAPSAINRMITLGAVFDRDTEDRLALGLEGGHHRRRIVHAGGDASGAEVARALAAALTTGERTSELLTVIVGTAVDVITDDTGSVRGLWLIDTDGEVVQLLADAVVLATGGIGQAWTTTSNPTTATGDGPGIALRAGAVIRDPEFVQFHPTVLAVPSAHRRAGDRGVLISEAVRGEGARLVDRRGNLIMEGRHPLADLAPRDVVASAIHADLLASGEDHVFLDGVGLGADVWHRHFPTILSLCRERGVDPVSEPIPIRPAEHYFCGGVLATLDGITTVPGLYAIGEVASTGVQGANRLASNSLTEAFVAGDRLGVLLSVPTAEQDAKITVTAAALRYQTGLDHDQQPIDPVRRGSLIAADQRPAVTEAITRGAGVLRSGDGLLELQRSLAGLRDTDRPASAADVETTNLATIGALVATAALARTESRGCHRRSDHDRPLPQWQRHSHLVLDRSGRLVGTGQSEAVAA; via the coding sequence ATGAGCGCTCCTGAACTCCCCACCCGATTGCGGATCGACCCCGCCAGTGATCACGATGAGGCCGACGTGATCATCGTCGGCGGCGGCGCTGCAGGGATGGCGGCCGCGATCCGACTGCTGGCTGCCGGTCGTCGGGTCACCATGATCACCAAGGGAACGCTCGGCGACGGATCGACGGCCTGGGCGCAGGGCGGCATGGCGGCGGTGACCGCACCGACCGACAGCCTCACCGACCATCTCGCCGATACCCTGGTCGCCGGTGCCGGTCTCTGCGAGCCGGACCAGGTGGCCGAGCTGGTCGCCGCCGCACCTTCGGCGATCAACCGGATGATCACTCTCGGCGCCGTGTTCGACCGCGACACCGAGGATCGGCTGGCGCTGGGGCTGGAGGGTGGCCACCATCGTCGTCGGATCGTGCACGCCGGCGGCGACGCCAGTGGCGCCGAAGTGGCGCGTGCTCTGGCTGCCGCACTGACCACCGGTGAGCGCACCTCCGAGCTGCTGACGGTGATCGTCGGCACGGCCGTCGACGTGATCACCGATGACACCGGCAGCGTCCGCGGTCTGTGGCTGATCGACACCGACGGCGAGGTCGTGCAGCTGCTGGCCGACGCCGTGGTGTTGGCCACCGGGGGCATCGGGCAGGCCTGGACCACGACCAGCAACCCGACCACCGCAACGGGTGACGGTCCGGGTATCGCGCTGAGAGCCGGCGCGGTGATCCGCGATCCGGAATTCGTCCAGTTCCATCCGACGGTGCTCGCGGTCCCGTCCGCGCATCGTCGAGCCGGCGACCGCGGAGTGTTGATCTCCGAGGCGGTCCGCGGCGAGGGGGCGCGGCTGGTGGACCGCCGCGGAAATCTGATCATGGAAGGCCGGCATCCGTTGGCCGATCTGGCGCCACGGGATGTGGTCGCCTCGGCCATCCATGCCGATCTGCTCGCCAGCGGTGAGGATCATGTTTTCCTGGACGGTGTCGGCCTCGGCGCCGATGTCTGGCACCGACACTTCCCCACCATCCTCAGCCTCTGTCGAGAACGCGGAGTCGACCCGGTCAGCGAACCGATCCCGATCCGCCCCGCCGAGCACTACTTCTGTGGCGGTGTGCTCGCAACCCTCGACGGGATCACCACGGTCCCCGGTCTGTACGCGATCGGCGAGGTCGCCTCGACCGGCGTCCAAGGCGCCAATCGGCTGGCTTCCAACAGTCTGACCGAGGCGTTCGTCGCCGGTGACCGGCTCGGGGTGCTGTTGTCCGTGCCCACCGCGGAGCAGGATGCGAAGATCACCGTCACGGCCGCGGCACTGCGCTACCAGACCGGGCTGGACCATGATCAGCAGCCGATCGATCCGGTACGACGCGGATCGCTGATCGCAGCCGATCAGCGACCGGCCGTCACCGAAGCCATCACTCGCGGTGCGGGCGTGCTGCGCTCCGGCGACGGGCTGCTCGAGCTGCAGCGGAGCCTGGCCGGTCTGCGGGACACTGACCGGCCCGCGTCGGCCGCGGACGTCGAAACCACCAACCTGGCGACGATCGGAGCTCTGGTGGCAACGGCTGCCCTGGCCCGTACCGAAAGCCGCGGCTGTCATCGACGTTCCGATCATGATCGACCGTTGCCGCAATGGCAACGGCACAGCCATCTGGTGCTGGACCGGTCGGGTCGACTGGTCGGCACCGGTCAGTCCGAGGCGGTGGCGGCATGA
- the nadC gene encoding carboxylating nicotinate-nucleotide diphosphorylase codes for MTTTTAIDRATIDDQLRVAGLDPAEIAGFARSTLAEDLQWGPDLTTEATIPADQQGVADVVARAAGTLAGIPVAAVIADELAEQRGDRLTIDIVRVDGDRVLPGDRVLSIAGPLRTLLTAERSLLNVLGQLSGVATATAAWVDAIGDHRCAVRDTRKTVPGLRILQKYAVRCGGGVNHRMGLGDAALIKDNHVAAAGSVRAAFAAVRRADPQVSVEVEVDTLDQLVEALDAGADLILLDNMSPETMRRAVSLASGHQVRLEASGGLTLADAAAVAATGVDYIAVGGLTHSAPVHDLGFDLRDEPDR; via the coding sequence ATGACGACGACGACGGCGATCGACCGAGCAACGATCGATGATCAACTGCGAGTAGCCGGACTGGACCCGGCAGAGATCGCCGGCTTTGCCCGATCGACACTGGCCGAGGACCTGCAGTGGGGTCCGGATCTGACGACCGAGGCCACCATCCCGGCCGACCAGCAGGGTGTCGCCGATGTCGTCGCGCGCGCCGCCGGGACGCTTGCCGGGATCCCGGTGGCAGCAGTGATCGCCGACGAGCTGGCCGAGCAGCGCGGCGATCGATTGACGATCGACATCGTCCGTGTCGACGGCGATCGGGTGCTGCCGGGTGATCGCGTGCTCAGCATCGCCGGCCCGTTGCGGACCCTGCTGACCGCCGAACGCAGTCTGCTCAATGTGCTCGGCCAGCTCTCCGGCGTGGCGACCGCCACCGCAGCGTGGGTGGACGCCATCGGTGATCACCGATGCGCGGTCCGGGACACCCGCAAGACCGTGCCCGGCCTGCGGATCCTGCAGAAGTATGCCGTCCGCTGCGGCGGCGGCGTCAACCACCGGATGGGCTTGGGCGACGCCGCTCTGATCAAGGACAACCACGTCGCCGCAGCGGGATCGGTCCGAGCCGCGTTCGCCGCTGTCCGGCGGGCCGATCCGCAGGTATCGGTCGAGGTCGAGGTGGACACCCTTGATCAACTGGTGGAGGCGTTGGACGCCGGTGCAGATCTCATCCTGCTGGACAACATGTCCCCCGAGACAATGCGGCGGGCGGTGTCATTGGCGTCCGGTCATCAGGTGCGGTTGGAGGCCAGCGGCGGGCTGACGCTGGCCGATGCGGCAGCGGTCGCCGCGACCGGTGTCGACTACATCGCGGTCGGAGGGCTGACCCATTCGGCTCCGGTGCACGATCTCGGCTTCGACCTCCGCGACGAGCCCGATCGCTGA